The following proteins are encoded in a genomic region of Danio rerio strain Tuebingen ecotype United States chromosome 16, GRCz12tu, whole genome shotgun sequence:
- the LOC137487941 gene encoding uncharacterized protein produces MSTRPFKILAEMESCKTLTVGGRGEKRKADDDFHSILGEGKPYALRKRIRVTELENTRDTEMSSYQEKTSSGGRGVKRKADDDFHSVLGEGKPYALRKRIKVAELENTRVDADTEASSSGGRGVKRKADDDFHSVLGEGKPYALRKRIKVAELENTRVDADTEASSSGGRGVKRKADDDFHSVFGEGKPYALRKRIRAAETSSDENSSSGGRGEKRKADDAFQSVSGGGKPSAHRKRIKVAELENTSVDADTEASSSGGRGVKRKADDDLQSDSDGVKPYALRKRIKAAETSSDENSRSEAPRALKRKAGCLDQDTVAAKRVKTSEIQHGGSSKTAAEDRSSAEDSRSAKDSSSAEDSSSAKDSRSAKDSSSAEDSSSAKDSSSAKDSSSAENSSSAKDSSSAEDSSSGSLLDRYVLGKKLGEGYHGTVYLATRKSDGQKVAIKIVTKKLLGTRYPMWTNTSTIYVIPEARHMMFLKEPPLCPHVIELYEYAVEGRKHYLVMEYASSYITLGKFIRKNNGRLSESVARQLIMQLIIAAQRCLEHGIHHDDIHLENILVNPKTLQLKLIDFGYSFCIPKNYWRSPYLGVTRYRKKEGEHFTYLFCAIHSYVSDVVRVLSHMVNGYRCFSRYGRPRCHPSLSADCRDLFKWVIGFRPETGPVLEEILEHKWFSMT; encoded by the exons ATGTCTACAAGACCTTTCAAGATTCTAGCGGAAATGGAAAGTTGTAAGACTTTGACGG taggaggaagaggagagaagaggaaagcggatgatgattttcacagtattttaggTGAAGGCAAACCATACGCTCTGCGGAAACGCATCAGAGTTACAGAACTGGAGAACACAAGAGACACAGAGATGAGCAGCTATCAAGAGAAAACCAGCTCAG gaggaagaggagtgaagaggaaagcggatgatgattttcacagtgttttaggTGAAGGTAAACCTTATGCACTGCGGAAACGCATCAAAGTTGCTGAGCTGGAGAACACAAGAGTGGACGCCGACACAGAGgcgtccagctcag gaggaagaggagtgaagaggaaagcggatgatgattttcacagtgttttaggTGAAGGTAAACCTTATGCACTGCGGAAACGCATCAAAGTTGCTGAGCTGGAGAACACAAGAGTGGACGCCGACACAGAGgcgtccagctcag gaggaagaggagtgaagaggaaagcggatgatgattttcacagtgtttttgGTGAAGGTAAACCTTATGCACTGCGGAAACGCATCAGAGCTGCTGAGACGTCCAGCGATGAGAACAGCAGCTCAG gaggaagaggagagaaGCGGAAAGCAGATGATGCTTTTCAGAGTGTTTCTGGTGGAGGTAAACCATCTGCCCACCGGAAACGCATCAAAGTTGCTGAGCTGGAGAACACAAGTGTAGACGCCGACACAGAGgcgtccagctcag gaggaagaggagtgaagaggaaagcggatgatgatttgCAGAGTGATTCTGATGGAGTCAAACCATACGCTCTGCGGAAACGCATCAAAGCTGCAGAGACGTCCAGCGATGAGAACAGCCGCTCAG AAGCTCCAAGAGCACTGAAGAGGAAGGCTGGATGTCTGGATCAGGACACAGTTGCTGCAAAACGAGTGAAAACATCAGAGATCCAACATGGCGGCAGCAGCAAAACTGCAGCAGAAGACAGAAGCTCAGCAGAAGACAGCAggtcagctaaagacagcagctcagctgaagacagcagctcagctaaagacagcaggtcagctaaagacagcagctcagctgaagacagcagctcagctaaagacagcagctcagctaaagacagcagctcagctgaaaacagcagctcagctaaagacagcagctcagctgaaGACAGCAGCTCAG GATCTTTACTTGACAGATATGTGCTTGGGAAGAAGCTGGGAGAGGGATACCATGGCACTGTCTATCTGGCTACACGGAAATCTGACGGCCAGAAG GTTGCCATAAAAATTGTGACTAAAAAGCTTCTGGGAACGCGGTACCCGATG TGGACAAATACATCTACTATATATGTGATCCCAGAAGCACGTCATATGATGTTTCTCAAGGAACCTCCGCTCTGCCCGCACGTCATAGAGCTGTACGAGTACGCCGTGGAGGGAAGGAAACACTACCTGGTCATGGAGTACGCGTCCTCGTACATAACCTTGGGGAAGTTCATCAGGAAGAACAATGGCCGCTTGAGCGAGAGTGTTGCCCGGCAGCTGATCATGCAGCTCATTATTGCTGCACAGCGCTGCCTTGAACATGGCATACACCATGATGACATACATCTAGAAAACATCCTGGTCAATCCAAAGACCCTGCAGCTCAAGCTGATTGATTTTGGCTACAGTTTTTGTATTCCAAAAAACTACTGGAGATCCCCCTATCTGG GAGTAACGAGATACCGTAAAAAGGAGGGGGAACACTTCACATATCTTTTTTGTGCTATCCATTCTTATGTCAGTGATGTTGTACGAGTGCTGTCACATATGGTCAATGGATATCGCTGTTTCTCCAGATATGGACGTCCACGATGTCACCCCAGTTTGTCAGCAG ATTGCCGGGATCTGTTTAAGTGGGTGATCGGTTTCCGTCCTGAAACTGGACCTGTTTTAgaggagattttggagcacaagtGGTTCAGCATGACGTAG